A region of the Chaetodon trifascialis isolate fChaTrf1 chromosome 7, fChaTrf1.hap1, whole genome shotgun sequence genome:
AGGAGGCAAGCTCAATTCTACATTCAGTCTAAACATTCACATGTGCAGCGTTGATTAAAATAAACTGAGCTGTGTTTAGTGCGTGAACTACACCCGCGTCTCTTTTATGTGAAATTGTAAATGACGTTACTGGCGGGCAGCCTAACGTGTTTGATCAGCTAAAGATGGCTGACGGAGTCCTGCTAGGTCAGTCCTGTCATGTTCAGAGCCTAAATACAAGtcccactgtttgtttttgcatcaaGAGTTGACGTTTTAGTGAAGTGTTAGGCCCAGCAGCAAAACTGTGAGCCTAATATCTTTTGTGTGAAGTGACCAACCTCTTTTGAGAagccagctgcagctgcttgcACACTTCAAGCCGAGCGAAAGGCCACGCTTTCTCAGACGTGTCCTGTCGGGTGAGCTTGATTCTGGGCGGCCGTGATAACAAAGACATGGGACCaaatggaggagaaagagtGCACGAGAACATattgctgctgaaaatgttaAAGTTGACTCTAGAGTGCATGTGCTATATGATACAGTTCTCCACAGCTCTTCCTCTGACCCTTCCTGCTAGCCGTCACCTCCCCGCCCGCCTCCTCCTTCCAATAAATCCAAAGGGGTCTGTGTGTGGAGCTGACCCCCCAGTGAAAGTGCCATGGAGCAACTCCAGATGTGAACATCctccgtctctttctctctcctctctccctctcccacacTCCTTTCTCTCCTACTTCTACCACcagtcaccccccccccccctccctcccccatgCAGCTACGAgttttccatttccttttttgGTGAAAAAATCTCAAacagaggcagggaggaggacaTTTCACCAATGTCGACAGGAGAGTGTATTTggcagtctgtgtttgtgtgcttcatCAAGGCGATGAAACAGTCGACTCAGCATAAACAACAGTTTATActatacatatgcacacattcaggcacacacacatatacacagagGTGCGCTCGCTCGCTCTTTAAttcacgcacaaacacaaaaatatcttaaacctacagacacacacactgtttgttctgttttattacaCATGCATGGCTTCTCTCTCTAACActttctcacactcacacactcccatGCCCTTCCCCCTGTGCACTCactatctcacacacacacacacacacacacacacacacacacacacacacacacacacacacacacacacacacacacacacacacacacacactgatctttCCTAGAAAGACTTTTTAAGCGCAGCAGAAGGGTTTTCTCTGGCTTAGACAGTAAACACAAGGCCACAGAAAGCTATGACCTCATAAATAAGTAATGAATTGTTCACTCtaaccacaaatacacacagaataTAAAAACTGCCCAGCAAAGATCAGACAgtgtacatttatttaataaGCCTtcacaaataaaactaaacatGTAGCACTTAGCCATATCAATtatcaattatttttttttacagtaagtTCATACTGTTATCGCCtcagtggagtttttttttcccatctttaGATGTATATTTGCCAACTCTGACTCACCAGCATCAaagctgaaataatgaaatataggTATTTCTTAATAATTTGTCACATACACGTTACAAACtaacaatgcaaaacaaaacactaacAGCGTTAACAGCAACAGAATAATCACTGAGGCGAATCATGGCAGACATGCAAACCCCTGCAGTACACAGCAGTACTGcgtttcatttcagcttcttctgggTTATAAATGCTGGCTCTTTGAGCAACCGTGATAACAGGATTCATAACgacaaatgaaaaagacagaaataagaaGAAACTTTAAAAATAAGTGTCATGGCAAAGTTCAACAAAAGCAGATGCGTGACAAAAAAAAGTGGTCTGtgtgccatgttttttttttttaactgtgttcTTATGTGCGCGTAACATGGTAGCAAGAGAATATCTCATCCAAAGTGCAAAGGACTTTACTGATCATAACTACCATAAACTACCTCAGTTTTTCTAAATTTTACTTTCTGACAGATTGTAATCAAAATGCTTAAAACTGCAGTTATAAGAGCATTATAACAGTACCTCCACCATACTTTGAAATACACGCTGTAAGGTTTACATACGATACTGTATCAGTGTTCTGCGTCTTCCCTTCAGTCTGACCTCGACCTGAAGTGACAACTTTTCATTTAAACAcgaaggatttttttttttttttttttgcaaagtgGCTGGCATTTTGCCTTTCTTTGGTTCAATAGTACATATAGGTAATGTTCTTAAGGCACTCCATTAACTTTATTCCACAAAATCATGAACTTTTTGGTTAAAGAGGAAATGTTTGTGGTCTTTCCTTCCTTGCAGCATCAAAAGAAGGATTTTGCGCATTAGCTCCTGGATGAAAATCTGACCCAGACAGGCACCATGAGGGACTGATCTCTTAATATAAAAACAACCTGAGAGGCAGCGTTTGTTAGCCTGCGTTACCTTCCTCGGTTCTTGAAATGCTGTGACGAAGGGCGGAAGGTTAAGTCAAGGGAAGGGTGAGAAGACGGTGCACGACAGCTCTATAGGCTGCTGTTGCAGTCGCGGCACAAGATCCTGTCGCCGTCGGGGAAAAAGCCGGCGCCCACCAGTGACACAGAGCACTGGGAGCAGGTGAAGCATGGCTGATGCCACTGGCGATCCTCAAATGAGATGTACTTTCCTCCTCCAAAGCCTAAGACAAGAAGAGCAAGGAGACAGATTAAACTGAATGTCCAGCTTTAGAGGGTTGACTCTGGATCCAGCATGCAGCACTCATAGActgaaaaacaagttttcagggcctttcagacattttttgcTCCCTCGAATGGACCTGCTGTGTATCAtcctttatttgtttgtgtgctgtaaAGCTGTCTTTTGTGATTGACTTAAATTTAACAGGTTGCACACAATGTAAAATGCAGAAACTGGCTCTCAATCTAAATGTCAATATTGTTTATAGTATTAATAACATTTCTAGCATTTACCCGCAACTCTACATCCTAAGTAGCACCTGTGGTAGCCCATCAGTGTTAGCCTGTAGAACACAGTGATGTAATCTTGCCTGTGATTGGTTTGCTGCAGGCCTCGCACTTCTTGGCGTACAGGCTGCCAAAACACTTGAGGCAGTAAGGGCTGTCGTCTCGGGAGGTGAAGTGTTGACCCGCCAGCTGTGTCTTACAGCTGGTGCACACAAAACACTCCTTATGCCACGGCTCGTCCCGATAGGTCACACCACCTTTAGCCAGGGTCTGAAAATGagacaggtcaaaggtcatgtgGAGATCCTTATAATTCACTTTGAAAGTGCATTCTCATGCACATTCCTGCAGACACAGGATTAACCACGGGTCTGCCCGGTTCGTTTTGGTCAAAGTCAGCTAACAATCCCGATAGTCGTGCGACAGCTTTACTGACCTTTTTACAGCGTGTGCAGCGCGGCGCGAACTTGTCCTCATAGCAGGACACACAGTAGTGTTCATCCTTGTCAGGGATGAAGGACTTGGAGCCAATCGGCTGCTCGCAGCTGTGACAGATGAAGCAGCCCTCGTGCCATGTGGAGCCGGCGTACTCCAGCTTCCTCGTACCTAgcgaggagaaagagagatgacagagggaaaaagagaaagacggatggaaagagtgacagagagcagagggagactTCACTTTTCTGGTGTAGACTGAATCTTTTACCGTCCTTCAAAGGATTGTTATGGCcattttggtattttttggTGGTAATTTTATTGAACTATGAAATAATATACTTGAACTGCATGAAGGCATATaaaattcattttgtttcactaagatttatttgattttaaatcaTAATACCACAGGCCCCACACTTCTTTCCTACTGCTGGAAACTGGCGGCAGGCCTTACAGAAAGGCATAATGCTGTTTTCCCCTCCGTGTCCCCAACCAATCCATCTTCTATCCCCTGGCTGTTGAGTTTTTTATTATACTGCTTGGTTTATTCTAGGGTGACGCAGTGGTTTGTGTGGGGCCGGCATTTCGTACTACTGCTGTCCGCGGATTGCTAACGTTTCACTGCTTCAGGCTGTGTGCTGTGGTGTTCTCTAATCAAAACCTACAAAAGTACGCTGCAAAACATTCCAGGTCATAAGCTTAC
Encoded here:
- the fhl3a gene encoding four and a half LIM domains protein 3; this translates as MADRFDCDNCKESLYGRKYIQSDDSPYCIPCYDSLFSNTCDECKELIGHDARELFYEDRHYHEHCFRCFRCDRSLADEPFTSQDEALLCNDCYCNEFSSKCVACDKIVMPGTRKLEYAGSTWHEGCFICHSCEQPIGSKSFIPDKDEHYCVSCYEDKFAPRCTRCKKTLAKGGVTYRDEPWHKECFVCTSCKTQLAGQHFTSRDDSPYCLKCFGSLYAKKCEACSKPITGFGGGKYISFEDRQWHQPCFTCSQCSVSLVGAGFFPDGDRILCRDCNSSL